GGAGGCGCTTGCCGCACCCCAGTGCGATGGCTGCGTCATCGTGACCTCGCGGTCCAAGCCGCTTATCGAGCAGTATTTCTCTGCCGACCCGGCCTATGTCGACATGCTGCGTGGTCGCGGAAAAGACGCCTACGCCGATGCCTGCGAGCATGCCGGCGCGCTGCCTGTATCCTATGTCTACCAGGAGAAGCCGGCCGGTCTGGGAGACGCGGTGCTCACGGCGGCTCCTGAGACGGGGAGCGAGCCCTTCTACGTGCTGCTCGGCGACGTCGTTGTGCCTGAGCGCGCAATCCTGCCCAAGATGGCCGAGGTCTCGCAGGCCCATGGCGGCGCGAGCGTCATCGCCGTCATCCCCGTGCCTGATGACGAGGTCTCTCGCTTCGGCATCATTGGCGGCACGTGCATCAGCGGCGAGGGCAACGAGCCGGGCGCCGTTTGGAACGTCACGGAGATGGTCGAGAAGCCTGCGCTTGAGGACGCTCCCAGCCACCTCGCTATCTTTGGGCGCTACCTGCTTTCTCCTCGCATCATGGAGCTCCTGGCGACGCAGGAACCGGGCAAGGGTAACGAGGTCCAGCTCACGGACGCTCTCGTGAGGGTTCTTGCCGAGGAGGAGATGTACGCCGTTGTCATCGACCCGTCCGAGGGTCACGACACGGGTACGATCCCCAACCTCGTTGCCGCTGGCGTGCGCATGGGGCTGGCCGACGAGCGGTATGCCTCGTCGCTGCGCGAAGCTCTGGCCGACGTCCTACGTCCCGAGGCGTAAGGACGTCCATGGAAGCGATCCACTTTGGCGTTGACGGCTGGCGCTCCCGCTACGATGACGGCTTCTCTGTGGAGAATGTCGCGCGCGTTGCCGATGCCGCAGGCCGCCTGCTATCTGAGAGCCACCCCCGCGGCGCCGTTGTTGTCGGATATGACACACGTCGCGACGGTGATGTGCTCGCTCGGACAGCCGCCGAGGTCCTCGCCGCACAAGGCGTGCGTGCCCTTCTGTCAACGCAGCCGTGCCCGCAGGCGGCTCTCAGCTGGTATGCCGCGCGCAACGAAGAGATCGCCGGTGCGCTCATGGTGACAGGCGGGCACGCTTCGGCCGAATCCAACGGCGTGCGCTTGCGTACGGCTGATGGCGGCATGTGCAGCCGGACGTTTTACGACGAGCTCGAGGCTTCCGTTCGACCGGAGCCGCCGGCGGAGCGAGACGCGTGCGAAGAGGTCGATATCGTGTCGCCCTACCTCGACGAGCTCGTCTCGCTCGTCGATGCCGACGTCCTGCGAGGATCGGGCCTGTCAGTCGTGCACGACCCCATGTACGGCACGTCGCGCGGCCTGCTCGTGCGAGCACTTGGCAAGCTCGGCGTGCCTGCGAGTGACGTGCGTGCCGAGGGCGACCCCCTGTTTGGCGGCATTCGCCCCGACCCCGTCGAGCCCTGGGTCAGTGACTGCCAGCACGCCGTTGTGGAGCGAGGCGCGAGTCTTGGCCTCATCAACGACACAAACGCCGCCCGCACGGGCGCTGT
This is a stretch of genomic DNA from Coriobacteriia bacterium. It encodes these proteins:
- a CDS encoding NTP transferase domain-containing protein; protein product: MKALIPAAGLGTRFLPTTKSVPKEMLPVLDKPVIQYVVEEALAAPQCDGCVIVTSRSKPLIEQYFSADPAYVDMLRGRGKDAYADACEHAGALPVSYVYQEKPAGLGDAVLTAAPETGSEPFYVLLGDVVVPERAILPKMAEVSQAHGGASVIAVIPVPDDEVSRFGIIGGTCISGEGNEPGAVWNVTEMVEKPALEDAPSHLAIFGRYLLSPRIMELLATQEPGKGNEVQLTDALVRVLAEEEMYAVVIDPSEGHDTGTIPNLVAAGVRMGLADERYASSLREALADVLRPEA
- a CDS encoding phosphoglucomutase/phosphomannomutase family protein, with translation MEAIHFGVDGWRSRYDDGFSVENVARVADAAGRLLSESHPRGAVVVGYDTRRDGDVLARTAAEVLAAQGVRALLSTQPCPQAALSWYAARNEEIAGALMVTGGHASAESNGVRLRTADGGMCSRTFYDELEASVRPEPPAERDACEEVDIVSPYLDELVSLVDADVLRGSGLSVVHDPMYGTSRGLLVRALGKLGVPASDVRAEGDPLFGGIRPDPVEPWVSDCQHAVVERGASLGLINDTNAARTGAVDENGLYVSIHKITALLLDLLVGYRRQTGRVVITTPGSVLVHRQAARLGCPLTVTPVGFVRVYAEMCRGDVLLGGEETGGISIPSHLCERDGLLVDLLLCELVARSHKSLGTLVAELEDRVGHMDYGRRDLQLDAASLQMFRNMLPGLNPQSVAGMRPVSVDHTDGLRLSFADDAWLLLRPSGSEQLVRVYAEASTIMERDALLDEGCSIARGDLS